The Tenrec ecaudatus isolate mTenEca1 chromosome 4, mTenEca1.hap1, whole genome shotgun sequence region TAGAACCTTGTCCATGCCCCTCCTGGTGGTCATCTTGTTTCTGCCTTCAATTTTTTATGTGTCAGTTTCCCCACCCTCCAACCCCCATAAGTCTGTACACAGGTCTATCTTGAGTGCCTCATATAAGCTCACTCAAAAGTGTTTGATAAATGATATGTCCCTTCAGCTTCAGAAATAGTATTCCTGAGGATCATTTTAATTCCAAATCATGAGGGTAATTCACAGGATGCAttgtttatattatattattgTTATGCAAGACCTCTTACATCTCCAATCATGTTCTCTTTTGTATTTGAGCATTTATAAGCCATATGTGGCATAGTGGGcatgtgttggtctgctaactggatATTCCACAGTTAGTTAGAAATTGCcagtccctctgagggagaaaggtgaggtttctactctcctaaagagttgctgtctcagaaactacaaggacagttctactctgtcttatagggtgaaTATGAAtttaaatcaactcgatggcagtgttatCCAAGTGATGTTCCTTGTCAAGCCTATTTTAGCAAGCATTCTATGAAGAACACCCCAATGAAGGCTTACCGTACTGCCGCTCAGGGTGATTTAAAGAGGTCCAGTGATCTTCACAATAAACGCTAGCTAGGCAGACAGAACCTGCAGGATGCATCAAACTAGGTGTATGcaagttttctgatggtcagattgaGGATGTAAGAATTAATGATTATTGAACAATGCATCTCACAGGGAACGTATTGATAAGTAATTCTGTAGACTGAGATCTATCCACAAAGTTCTGACAACCAGACAGTATCAGGTATGTGAATTGCTGTGGGATGGGGACTGAAAGGCCTGTAACAAAACAAAGGGGGAAGTAGCTGCTCTCTAGTGGgtcctgactcatggagaccagaGGTATCTCTCAGTAGAACTGTGATGCATAGGGCTTTCAGGGACTCATTTTttagaagcaggttgccaggcctttcttccaaggcacctctagcTATACTCAAACTTCTTTTAGTTAGCAGTTAAGCATATTAATTATTTGTATTACCTAGATACTTTGAATAGCCTATAGGAAACAGCTTTTGTTTAGACTGCTAAAAGTCCCAAtaaatttcttcttttcttttacatTCTTCCTTTATTTAATCATACATCTCATGCTGTTAAAATTGAAAGCACATTAGAAAAACTGCTTTGGCTTTCTGGGCCTCAgttataaaaataatgataatagtcATAATAAGAACTAACATTTTGAGAATTCACTCTGTGCAATGTGCTATTCTAAGGCTTGACATGCAGTActtcttttataaaataatttctctATACAGTGGTAAATATTAAAGGAAATAATCAATTATGTTTTTAGAATAGGAGCTAACCAATAATAGTGAGAAGCTAGTTCAATGCGTTTGCTGTTGCTTTTGTGTTGCTATTGTTAGTTGTCTCTGAGTCAGGGAAATCCTGTGAATTATAGGCTAGAACTTCTTGGGATTGTATTATAATTCCCTTACTACTAAATAACCCTTGCTTCAAATAAACCTCTAAAGACCTTTTTTGGAACTATAGTTTATAGAaggacatatatattttttaatatcccAGAACTACTCACAATCCATATCTGATACACATTTTGATCAAAAAAAATTGTTGAACAAAACTCATATCTTAAATTGTATGGGTGTGTTTGCAAGTAGGGTTTACAGGGAATTGAGTATATACTTTTCTTCAGATCCTCGAAATGTTTCATGGTTTAAGGTATGAAGGAAACAGTGCTCTAAAAGAAATGTGTGACTCTGTGAACAGTGCAGTCATAGCGAGAAAAGCAAGAGTGGAGAGGAAAGAGCTGACTGGGTCGACTTTCCACCATAGGGAGCTTTGGAGATGCCTTGTGATGTTCGCTCTGCGCATTGCTCCTTCTCCCCATTTGCCCTCTGGGGCTAATTGCAGAAGGATTTGTAGAATTACTGGCTGTACATCTAGAATTGAATGGGTTTGATTCATTGCCAGATAATTTCATTCTGGTTTTGAAGGAATCCTAGAACTTTCATCCTGGAAAGAGCCTCCCGTGTAATCTCTTCATGATTTTCAAATTTATAGCAGATGCGTCACCAGCCCCTTCCCACTCCCATGGCAGACAACTTTACTTGAGGACAAAACTCCACTTCTGAGGCTTTTAAAACCTTCTTAGCATAATATTGTATACTGCCATTACCAGTTGATTGAAATTAGTATGCGCGATGATACCAGTTTTCCATGCCTATCAAGTATCCAGTAGCCTCCAATTACAGTTGGGATAACTAAGCAATGTCTGGGAATTGGACCTGAGGACTGTGAAGCGAGTGACAGGAAGAGATGTGATTCCAAATTATACCCATTAAAATACAGAAGATCATCTTTATCtctggagtttgtttgtttgttttctcttcttcttgcCCATAGAGCAAAGTTGGAAGCCTCTTTAAATTAccatttgccttctttccacgcaGGACGCTaggggcagctgaaagcagggacCGAGAGGACTACAAAAGCATGGGCTTgaacatagggacaattgtgaggacgacgcaggacaggcagtgtttgctctgttgtgcacagggtcacagcATTGGAACCCACTCgttggcacataacaacaacaacaacgagatGACTAAAAGGTATTATGGGTGATTATTTGAAGAATTATTCCACGGTTTCTAAAATTTAAGCAATAATGCAAAGTTTTacatctcagattatttgttcttaTCTCTCAGTGTCTTGGAAAAGAGATAGCATTCTGGAAGTGTTCTGAATTTAGCTCTTAGGCACCCGGAGCTGCTACAAATAGTAGGAATAAGTCACTTACCCATTTTGACCACTGGTCTCCTCCATTACAACAGGAGGATATTAGGTACTCTATCGGAATGGAAAACTGGAACTTCCATGTTCCTTGTACATGGAAGAGACGTCATAACTCACCTGTGGACACTCCAgtttggatatgtgtgtgtgtgtgtgtgtgtgtgtgtgtgtgtgtgttggaagggAAAGCATATTTAAAATAAAGGTGGGAGTTGGTctagggaaaactacagaataaaGTGCACTTCCACCATTTAAAAGCATTAAGTAAGTAATACAGACCTGGCTTCAAAATTATTAAATTTCTTTTAGTTATTTCTATAATTCAGCAAAGCAAAAAACTTCCTCTTGTTCAATGAGGGCATTATCACAAACGTTTCCAGTTGTTAATTGTGCAGGAAACtggggggagacatgggagacttAAACAGACCGTCAGAGATCAAATCTAAATATTGGGGCACAGGCTTTTCCTGTTTTTTCTTTTGAAGACAGTTAGGGTGGTCAGGGAAAGGCTTGCCAAATATGTAGCCATCCCTTCCTCTGCTTTCTTTCTCATACACTGTAAGTAAACTGGCTGAGATCCCACTGGCCTCTTACTTTCTGCCTACCCTTCTCCCCTTGAATGTAAAAGTTACAGATGCGAATTCGAAAGTAAGCCCGTATTGTATGAGAGCATATTTATTGGCTGGATAATAAAACCTAGCTAAAGAGTCATTAGCAACTTAGAATTGCCTCAAGGTGAAGTACAACCTTCAAACAAGGAGCAGAAGCAAAATCCCCGATTGAGAACAGATACATCGGAAACCTACATCATAGGCATTTGGGAGTGAGCTCACACCATCGACTTCTTGGTGATTGACTCTGGCACTGACGACAAAGCATAGACAGGACCATGAGAGACAGGCACGTAACCACTCGGCAGTAACTCAGCGCACACATCATGGCAAGTCTGTAACCCTGACAAAACTGAGATTCCTTACATGTTGCAGCTTTGATTTACATACACCCATAGAGGTACCGCCAATGTGCCCTCCCCAAGTCAACTTGCATAGTTTCTAGCCAAATGCTCTTATAAAAACACGACTCAGAGACCATGGCTAATAAataagagagaaagggagaggaaaCAGGCAATTTTCATTCGCTGGCAGACAAGCAGAGCAGCACCTTGGACCTCATTGGGAAAACAGGCCGCCTTGACACGTTCCGAGCCCAGCCGGAGAGAAGACTGCTGTGGAACCGCCCGCTCCATCCTGTTTCCAGAGTCTCCAGGATGGAAACGCACATCCCATCAGTTCCTACCATATCCACACACGGTGTCCTCTTAGATGTGGCTGAAATAGGTGTCCCTGCAGCGAGACACAGGCCTCTTGGCAAGGCAGGAGTCATTGCTTTACCTCGTCCTTTCCAGATGAACAATCAAGAACAGCAATCCCATAAATAATGCGCAAGCACGAGACCACACAACCAGAACCCCCACCAAACCACTCAGCTCTCACTTCTGTTTCAGATGAACTCAGATTCGTTCTCAACGTGCCAAACTGGACTCGAcaaatcctaaggctaagggacgtGTGCCCCCTCCTCGCCCATCGCCAATCTCCCCCGGGAGCGAGTGGgatgccctctccctccccgcgggGTGCCCTTCCCTCTACACTTTAAGATAGTCGTTTTTCAGTCGGCCCAGCCGGGTCCCGTGGCTCCGGATGGTGAGGGCCAGCAGGTCGTATTTGTCCCGGAGCCCCACGGAGATGCCCAGCGTTTCCTTGAGCAGAGACCTGGTGTGGACCAGCATCCCCAGGAAGTCCTCGTTGAGCCGGCTCTCCTGCTGGCCGTCCTGCTCCTGGCCCTGCTTGAACTTGCTCTCGAGCTCCGTCAGTGACCTGTCCGAATGGGAGTAGGCATCCCCGATCTGGTGGGACTCTCGCCGCAGGTACTTGCCATAGCTCTCCTCGCCGTCCAGGTCGTAGGAGATGCTCTTACTGATGCCCTCCAGGACGCGGCCCGCGTCCTCCACCTGGCGGCCCAGTACTGTGAACTCCTCCCGCAGGCTGAGGCTCAGGAGGCGGCTGGCCTGGCTCTTCTCCCCCATCGCAGAACAACGCTGGTGGTCACTCACCCTGAAGAGGAGCTGGCACTTCTCGGGGTCGTCGTTCTCCTCATAGTCCCCGTCGGGCACGAAGTAGTGGTGCAGGGTCCCGTTGGACATCTCG contains the following coding sequences:
- the FIBIN gene encoding fin bud initiation factor homolog, translating into MAFLTFLWMGLFWHLCQGYFDGPLYPEMSNGTLHHYFVPDGDYEENDDPEKCQLLFRVSDHQRCSAMGEKSQASRLLSLSLREEFTVLGRQVEDAGRVLEGISKSISYDLDGEESYGKYLRRESHQIGDAYSHSDRSLTELESKFKQGQEQDGQQESRLNEDFLGMLVHTRSLLKETLGISVGLRDKYDLLALTIRSHGTRLGRLKNDYLKV